AGCACGGCGATAACGACCGCCAGCAGCAGCGTCGCCAGCTCGATCAGCAGCAGCCGGCGCGGGATCGCGGCACCGCAATGCGCGCAGCGCCCGCGGCGCAACAGGAAGCTCGCCAGCGGCACCAGGTCGGCGGCGCCGAGCGGCGTGGCGCAGGCATCGCAGCGCGAGCGCCGCCGCGCGAGCAGAAGGCCGCGCGGCAGGTCCTCGACCAGCGTGCCGATGAACGAGCCGATGAAGGGTGATGCCAGAATGGTGCCGGCAACCAGAATATTTCCCTGAACTGTCATATGTTTTCGGCTCCGGCGGCGGCTTGCTCGGGCATAAGGTAAAAAACACGTTTCCGCGAGAGACATGCGATGCTCGATCACGCCGCCACGCGCCCGGATGAGGACGGTTCAGCCATCGGCACGGCGCTGCTGCGGGCCGGGCTGGTCGATTCCCTCGGCATCGCGCGGGCGCGGGCGCTGGCGGCGGAAACCGGGCTCGGCCTCGGCGCTTCACTGGTCCGCCTCGGGCTGATCGGCGAGCGCAGCCTCGCCGAGGCCGCCGCCGCCGCCCTCGGTCTCGCCGTGCTGGCGCCGGACGCCTATCCCGCGGAGCCGGTGCTGCCCACGCGGCTGCGCCCGCGCTTCCTGCGCGATGCGCGGGTGCTGCCGCTGGCCGTGGCCGAGGGCGTGCTCGACCTCGCGATGGTCGATCCGTTCGATGGCTTCGCCGCCGGCGCGGTGGCGGCGGCCACCGGCTGCGCGGTGCGCCGCGCCGTCGCCGTGCCGATCGACCTCGATGCCGCGCTCGACCGGCTCTACCCCGATCCCGGCGAGACGGCGGCGGCCGATGCGGTGGCCGAGGAGGCGGCGCCGAGCGAGGCGGATGCCGAACGCCTGCGCGATCTCGCCAGCGAGGCGCCGGTGATCCGCCTGGTCAACCAGCTCATCGCCCGCGCGGTCGAAACCCGCGCGTCGGACATCCATATCGAGCCCGAGGAAGACCGCCTGCGCGTCCGCTACCGTCACGACGGCGCGCTGGTCGAGGCGGAAACCCACCCGGCGGCGATGGCGCCGGCCATCGTCTCGCGGGTCAAGATCATGGCGCGGCTCGACATCGGCGAGCGCCGCCTGCCGCAGGATGGCCGCATCCGCCTGCCGGTGCGTGGCCACGAGGTCGATTTCCGCGTCTCCTCGATCCCGACGATGCATGGCGAGACCATCGCCATCCGCGTGCTCGACCGCAGCGCGATGACCTTCGAGTTCGGCGCGCTCGGCCTCGACCCCGCCATCGTCGCCGCCTTCCGCGCCGCACTCGCGGCACCCAACGGCATCGTCCTCGTCACCGGCCCGACCGGCAGCGGCAAGACGACGACGCTCTACACCGCCCTGCTCGGCCTCGACCGCGCCAGCCGCAAGATCGTCACCATCGAGGACCCGATCGAATACCGCCTCGCCGGCATCAGCCAGAGCCAGGTCAAGCCGCAGATCGGGCTCGATTTCGCCCAGCTCCTCCGCGCCATCCTCCGGCAGGACCCGAACGTGATCATGGTCGGCGAAATCCGCGACCTCGAAACCGCGCAGATCGCCGTCCGCGCCGCGCTGACCGGCCATCTCGTGCTCTCGACGCTGCACACCAATTCGGCGGTCGCGACCATGACCCGCCTGCGCGACATGGGGCTCGAACCCTATCTCGTCGCCTCGGTGCTGCGCGGCGTGCTCGCCCAGCGGCTGATCCGCCGGCTCTGCCCCGCCTGCCGGCGAACCGCGCCGGCAAGCCCGGCCGAGGCGGCGCAACTCGGCATCGCCGCCGGCACGCCGCTCAGCCATCCCGCCGGCTGCCCCGAATGCCGC
This genomic interval from Acidiphilium multivorum AIU301 contains the following:
- a CDS encoding GspE/PulE family protein, which encodes MLDHAATRPDEDGSAIGTALLRAGLVDSLGIARARALAAETGLGLGASLVRLGLIGERSLAEAAAAALGLAVLAPDAYPAEPVLPTRLRPRFLRDARVLPLAVAEGVLDLAMVDPFDGFAAGAVAAATGCAVRRAVAVPIDLDAALDRLYPDPGETAAADAVAEEAAPSEADAERLRDLASEAPVIRLVNQLIARAVETRASDIHIEPEEDRLRVRYRHDGALVEAETHPAAMAPAIVSRVKIMARLDIGERRLPQDGRIRLPVRGHEVDFRVSSIPTMHGETIAIRVLDRSAMTFEFGALGLDPAIVAAFRAALAAPNGIVLVTGPTGSGKTTTLYTALLGLDRASRKIVTIEDPIEYRLAGISQSQVKPQIGLDFAQLLRAILRQDPNVIMVGEIRDLETAQIAVRAALTGHLVLSTLHTNSAVATMTRLRDMGLEPYLVASVLRGVLAQRLIRRLCPACRRTAPASPAEAAQLGIAAGTPLSHPAGCPECRNTGYRGRMAIAEFLTPNAELAAHLAAGAGEAELARVAGLRSLADAARDAVLAGETSLAESLLA